A single Henriciella sp. AS95 DNA region contains:
- the secE gene encoding preprotein translocase subunit SecE, with the protein MADKDKKKSVDPVTFLRQVEAEGRKVTWTSPSETIQATIMVVIMSIIVALFLFFTDQIIAVLIRLITGLGA; encoded by the coding sequence ATGGCCGATAAGGACAAAAAGAAAAGCGTGGACCCGGTGACATTCTTGCGCCAGGTCGAAGCCGAAGGCCGCAAGGTCACCTGGACCTCGCCGAGCGAGACGATTCAGGCAACGATCATGGTCGTGATAATGTCTATCATCGTCGCGCTCTTCCTGTTCTTCACTGACCAGATTATCGCTGTCCTGATCCGTCTGATCACCGGTCTCGGCGCATAG
- a CDS encoding pyridoxamine 5'-phosphate oxidase family protein, protein MANLDKLKENPKEQLFDHLEDVRAVMLGSPVHEQHMQPMAPQIDEETGTIWFYTNKSSDLVKSLGQDGGEVHMCVVEKDYQACLLGDLTVDHNQQKIDKFWSSVVAAWFEGDKNDPDLTMLCFRPKNGSIWASDKNPITFAWEIAKANHKDEKPDIGERQSVDFH, encoded by the coding sequence ATGGCAAACCTCGACAAACTCAAAGAAAATCCAAAAGAGCAGCTTTTCGACCATCTTGAAGATGTTCGCGCAGTCATGCTCGGCTCGCCTGTTCACGAACAACATATGCAGCCAATGGCGCCTCAGATTGATGAAGAGACGGGCACGATCTGGTTTTATACCAACAAGTCTTCCGATCTCGTGAAATCGCTTGGCCAGGATGGCGGCGAAGTTCACATGTGCGTGGTGGAGAAAGACTATCAGGCCTGCCTGCTGGGCGACCTGACCGTCGATCACAACCAACAGAAGATCGATAAGTTCTGGAGCTCGGTTGTTGCCGCCTGGTTTGAAGGTGACAAGAACGATCCAGACCTGACAATGCTCTGCTTCCGTCCCAAAAACGGGTCGATCTGGGCATCCGACAAGAACCCGATCACGTTCGCCTGGGAAATCGCAAAAGCGAACCACAAGGACGAAAAGCCTGACATTGGTGAGCGCCAATCGGTAGATTTTCACTGA
- a CDS encoding YqaE/Pmp3 family membrane protein — protein sequence MATNSDVAPSSGGILIILLSVLLPPVGVALSRGIGTQFLINIVLTLLGYVPGLVHAVWLVARSD from the coding sequence ATGGCTACCAATTCGGACGTCGCCCCCTCGTCGGGAGGCATTCTCATTATTCTATTGTCGGTGTTGCTCCCGCCTGTCGGCGTGGCGCTTTCACGGGGCATCGGTACGCAGTTCCTCATCAATATTGTGCTGACATTGCTCGGCTATGTGCCCGGCCTTGTACACGCCGTGTGGCTCGTAGCCCGGTCTGACTGA
- a CDS encoding SMP-30/gluconolactonase/LRE family protein: MGWLFLCPAIAYGGEMHLFEPQCVAPTSCLLGQSPVWSPSEGLLWWVDPNRAKLHRYNPKTGNARRYDLPLKASVIALSQGELLMAGEQEIGFFDPSTEEYTRLAKLDGEPEGNRINAGGVAPDGSFWFVTMDGNEADARSAWYRLTPDRQIHPLNVKPVVIPSTASFSPDGSTFYTCDTTEQEIHAFDVEAGERLTNRRIFTTTSSGAGYPDGSTIDSEGYLWNAEWDGARIVRYSPEGAVDRTIKLPVSRITGCCFGDRDLKTLYVTTARTGLTSFQMDMQPFAGSLFAIATDIQGRPCGEWSGR, from the coding sequence ATGGGCTGGCTTTTTCTTTGCCCGGCAATTGCCTATGGAGGTGAGATGCACCTGTTCGAGCCTCAATGCGTCGCGCCGACGAGCTGTCTACTCGGTCAAAGCCCGGTCTGGAGCCCGTCGGAAGGCCTCCTGTGGTGGGTCGACCCCAACCGCGCGAAGCTACACCGCTACAACCCCAAAACCGGCAATGCACGCCGCTATGACCTGCCACTGAAGGCCAGCGTGATCGCGCTCTCTCAAGGAGAGCTTCTGATGGCGGGCGAGCAGGAGATCGGATTCTTCGACCCTTCAACTGAAGAATATACGCGACTGGCCAAACTCGACGGCGAACCGGAGGGCAATCGAATCAATGCAGGCGGCGTGGCGCCGGATGGCAGCTTCTGGTTTGTTACAATGGACGGTAATGAGGCCGATGCGCGAAGTGCCTGGTACCGGCTCACGCCAGACCGTCAGATCCACCCGCTAAATGTGAAACCGGTCGTCATTCCCAGCACGGCAAGTTTTTCTCCGGATGGCTCAACCTTCTACACCTGCGATACGACGGAGCAGGAAATTCACGCCTTCGATGTGGAGGCCGGAGAGCGGCTGACCAATCGGCGCATCTTCACCACGACAAGTTCGGGCGCAGGCTATCCGGATGGTTCCACCATCGATAGCGAAGGTTATCTCTGGAATGCGGAATGGGACGGTGCTCGCATCGTGCGTTATTCGCCAGAGGGCGCCGTTGACCGGACGATCAAACTGCCTGTGAGCAGGATCACCGGCTGCTGTTTCGGCGATCGAGACCTGAAAACGCTTTATGTGACAACCGCTCGCACGGGGCTTACCAGCTTCCAGATGGACATGCAGCCCTTTGCCGGCAGCCTTTTCGCGATCGCCACAGATATCCAGGGAAGGCCGTGTGGCGAGTGGTCGGGGCGCTAA
- the pgl gene encoding 6-phosphogluconolactonase, whose product MTTGTQFHTFSDRETFEADAAHWIKKRLENALGRRGKATLFCSGGSTPGPIYQSLSGAELDWENVTVGLADERWVPESHEASNAALIRQTLLRDKAEAATFLPMKTDGESAFGSEAELDKSYSDAADVIDVLILGMGPDGHTLSWFADAKGLGAATDPGGLLSVAPIDAPKSDVTGDITERMTLTYPAVARARHILLLMTGDEKRSIYEHGEPDLPINLLRKAAGDALTVFYRS is encoded by the coding sequence ATGACAACAGGCACTCAATTTCACACTTTCAGCGACCGTGAGACCTTCGAAGCGGACGCAGCGCATTGGATCAAAAAGCGGCTTGAAAACGCTCTGGGGCGGCGCGGGAAAGCAACGCTTTTCTGCTCTGGCGGATCGACACCGGGCCCAATTTACCAATCCCTGTCGGGCGCGGAGCTCGATTGGGAAAATGTAACGGTCGGCCTCGCCGACGAGCGCTGGGTGCCAGAGAGCCACGAGGCGTCGAATGCGGCGCTCATCCGCCAGACATTGTTGCGCGACAAGGCCGAGGCGGCGACCTTCCTGCCGATGAAAACCGATGGCGAGTCGGCGTTTGGCAGTGAAGCCGAACTCGACAAGTCATATTCGGACGCGGCGGACGTGATCGACGTGCTCATTCTCGGCATGGGGCCGGACGGGCACACCCTCTCCTGGTTTGCAGATGCCAAGGGCCTCGGTGCTGCGACAGACCCGGGCGGCCTCCTCAGCGTTGCGCCGATTGATGCGCCGAAGAGCGACGTTACCGGAGACATCACTGAGCGCATGACGCTGACCTATCCGGCGGTTGCCCGCGCGCGGCATATCCTTCTTCTGATGACGGGCGATGAAAAGCGCAGCATTTACGAGCATGGCGAGCCGGACCTGCCGATCAATCTTCTGCGCAAGGCCGCTGGCGACGCGCTGACCGTATTCTACCGCTCCTGA
- a CDS encoding glucose-6-phosphate isomerase, with product MDLMTHADRLRPVPFREILKAGRTISEFDACGWDINVSRQYLDEAAERALTEAVAEKDLPGAIDRLFSGETVNPSEGRAALHWALRAYETDFADADRVRTSSEAAEALASDIANGRKTAANGKPFKAIVHIGIGGSDFGPRLIADAFHDSRLPGVELRFCANLDPLDLELALDGLNPAETLVVGVSKSFGTEETLYNLSRARDWLRKDVSADWAKHFVLVTANPERATAWLEGADGLILDLPESVGGRFSIWSAGSVACSITLSSDVMKGFRDGAADMDAHVQNAPAHENAAIQLAMLDYWNASFMGFGARALLAYSRRLRLLPAYLQQLEMESNGKSVGPDGVGVGGSTTPLLWGGEGTIGQHSYHQWLHQSPSIVPAEFILAPGARSDDDGVTGLTAHALAQAEVLANGRTLEEIQQEEPELPAEIAAQKVHAGGRPSTFISTPVLTPQKLGSLIALYEHRTYLAGVLWGLNSFDQWGVERGKTMAGRLKPGGEGSNDPVTNHLIDMLRG from the coding sequence ATGGATTTGATGACCCATGCTGACAGGCTGCGCCCTGTTCCCTTTCGTGAAATCCTCAAGGCAGGTCGAACCATCAGCGAGTTCGATGCCTGCGGCTGGGACATCAATGTCTCGCGGCAATACCTTGATGAAGCCGCAGAGCGTGCGCTGACGGAGGCTGTCGCTGAAAAGGATTTGCCAGGCGCTATCGACCGGCTCTTTTCCGGCGAAACCGTCAATCCATCCGAAGGACGCGCCGCGCTTCATTGGGCGCTGCGGGCGTATGAAACTGACTTTGCCGACGCAGACCGTGTTAGGACGTCCTCAGAGGCCGCCGAAGCCTTGGCCAGCGACATCGCCAATGGGCGAAAGACAGCGGCGAACGGCAAGCCGTTCAAAGCGATCGTCCATATCGGGATTGGTGGATCGGATTTTGGCCCGCGCCTCATCGCAGACGCATTCCATGACAGCCGCTTGCCCGGCGTCGAGCTGCGTTTCTGCGCCAATCTCGATCCGCTGGACCTTGAGCTTGCACTGGACGGCCTGAACCCGGCTGAAACCCTTGTCGTTGGCGTCTCGAAATCCTTCGGCACCGAAGAGACGCTCTACAATCTTTCTCGTGCCCGCGACTGGCTCAGAAAAGATGTGTCGGCTGACTGGGCAAAGCATTTTGTGCTGGTGACTGCCAATCCGGAACGCGCCACGGCATGGCTTGAAGGGGCCGACGGCCTGATCCTCGACTTGCCTGAAAGCGTTGGTGGCCGGTTTTCGATCTGGTCAGCCGGTTCGGTCGCCTGTTCGATCACCCTGTCGAGCGACGTGATGAAGGGCTTTCGGGACGGGGCGGCGGATATGGACGCTCATGTGCAGAACGCGCCCGCACACGAAAACGCGGCGATCCAGCTCGCCATGCTGGACTATTGGAACGCCTCTTTCATGGGCTTCGGCGCGCGCGCCCTGCTGGCCTATTCACGGCGTTTGCGGCTGCTTCCGGCCTATCTTCAGCAGCTCGAAATGGAATCGAATGGCAAGTCGGTCGGGCCCGACGGTGTTGGTGTGGGCGGTTCAACAACGCCCCTGCTCTGGGGCGGCGAGGGCACGATTGGTCAGCACTCCTACCATCAGTGGCTGCACCAGAGCCCGTCCATTGTCCCGGCAGAGTTTATCCTGGCGCCCGGCGCACGGTCTGATGATGACGGGGTAACAGGCCTGACAGCCCATGCACTCGCGCAGGCTGAAGTGCTGGCCAATGGGCGCACGCTGGAAGAAATACAGCAAGAAGAGCCTGAGCTTCCGGCGGAAATCGCAGCGCAGAAGGTCCATGCGGGCGGCCGCCCTTCGACGTTTATTTCCACCCCTGTCCTGACACCGCAAAAGCTGGGCTCGCTCATCGCGCTGTATGAGCACCGCACCTATCTCGCCGGGGTCCTGTGGGGGCTGAACAGTTTCGACCAGTGGGGCGTCGAGCGCGGCAAGACGATGGCCGGACGTCTGAAGCCGGGCGGTGAAGGGTCAAACGATCCGGTCACCAACCATCTGATTGACATGTTGCGCGGATAA
- the tuf gene encoding elongation factor Tu, with the protein MAKEKFERNKPHVNIGTIGHVDHGKTTLTAAITMTMAETYGGAAKSYADIDNAPEEKARGITINTAHVEYETESRHYAHVDCPGHADYVKNMITGAAQMDGAILVVNAADGPMPQTREHILLARQVGVPALVVFLNKVDQVDDEELLELVEMEVRELLSSYDFPGDDIPIIAGSALAAVEGRDEAIGKEKIIELMKAVDDYIPTPERPLDKPFLMPVEDVFSISGRGTVVTGRVEQGIIKVGEEVEIVGIRDTQKTTVTGVEMFRKLLDQGQAGDNIGALIRGIDREGVERGQVLCKPGSITPHTTFEAEAYILTKEEGGRHTPFFTNYRPQFYFRTTDVTGVVKLPADKEMVLPGDNVKMEVELIAPIAMDQGLRFAIREGGRTVGAGVVSSVTK; encoded by the coding sequence ATGGCCAAGGAGAAGTTTGAGCGGAACAAGCCGCACGTGAACATTGGCACGATCGGCCATGTTGACCACGGTAAGACGACGCTGACGGCAGCGATCACGATGACGATGGCTGAGACCTATGGCGGTGCAGCGAAGTCCTATGCGGACATCGACAATGCGCCGGAAGAGAAGGCACGCGGCATCACCATCAACACCGCGCACGTCGAATATGAGACCGAGAGCCGTCACTATGCGCACGTCGACTGCCCGGGCCACGCTGACTATGTGAAGAACATGATCACCGGTGCGGCCCAGATGGACGGCGCGATCCTGGTTGTGAACGCTGCTGACGGCCCGATGCCGCAGACCCGCGAGCACATCCTTCTGGCTCGCCAGGTTGGCGTTCCGGCGCTTGTCGTGTTCCTCAACAAGGTTGACCAGGTCGACGATGAAGAGCTTCTCGAACTCGTCGAGATGGAAGTCCGTGAGCTTCTGTCTTCGTATGACTTCCCGGGCGACGACATTCCGATCATTGCTGGTTCTGCTCTCGCAGCCGTTGAAGGCCGCGACGAGGCGATCGGCAAGGAGAAGATCATCGAGCTGATGAAGGCTGTCGACGATTACATCCCGACGCCAGAGCGTCCGCTGGACAAGCCATTCCTGATGCCGGTCGAGGACGTGTTCTCGATCTCCGGCCGCGGTACGGTTGTGACCGGCCGTGTTGAGCAGGGCATCATCAAGGTTGGCGAGGAAGTCGAGATTGTCGGCATCCGCGACACCCAGAAGACGACCGTGACCGGCGTTGAGATGTTCCGCAAGCTGCTCGACCAGGGCCAGGCTGGCGACAATATCGGCGCGCTGATCCGCGGTATCGACCGTGAAGGTGTCGAGCGTGGCCAGGTTCTTTGTAAGCCAGGCTCGATCACGCCGCACACAACGTTCGAAGCCGAAGCCTACATCCTGACCAAGGAAGAGGGTGGCCGTCACACGCCATTCTTCACCAATTACCGTCCGCAGTTCTACTTCCGTACGACGGACGTGACCGGTGTTGTGAAGCTTCCAGCGGACAAGGAAATGGTCCTGCCGGGTGACAATGTGAAAATGGAAGTCGAGCTCATCGCTCCGATCGCCATGGACCAGGGTCTGCGCTTCGCGATCCGCGAAGGCGGC
- the nusG gene encoding transcription termination/antitermination protein NusG — protein MAAAKWYIVHAYSNFEKKVAQAIRDQAEMKNLSALIEEIEVPTEEVVEVVRGKKKTVEKRYFPGYVLLKAELTDAVYHLVRDTPKVSGFLGGDGGKRPLPVPQREVDRILGTSDEPAAERVRPQVTFEVGEQVRVNEGAFQGFEGGVEEVDEAAGRLKVSVSIFGRATPVDLDYSQVDKIS, from the coding sequence ATGGCCGCTGCCAAATGGTACATTGTTCACGCCTACTCGAACTTCGAAAAGAAGGTCGCGCAGGCCATTCGTGACCAGGCTGAGATGAAAAACCTGTCCGCCCTGATCGAAGAGATCGAAGTGCCGACAGAAGAAGTTGTTGAAGTCGTTCGCGGCAAGAAGAAGACGGTCGAGAAGCGCTACTTCCCAGGCTACGTCCTCCTGAAAGCTGAACTGACAGACGCTGTGTATCACCTCGTTCGTGACACGCCGAAAGTCTCTGGCTTCCTCGGCGGTGACGGCGGCAAGCGCCCGCTTCCAGTCCCGCAACGTGAAGTCGATCGTATCCTCGGAACCTCTGATGAGCCGGCAGCCGAACGCGTGCGCCCGCAGGTCACCTTCGAGGTTGGCGAACAGGTTCGCGTCAACGAAGGGGCCTTCCAGGGCTTCGAAGGCGGCGTCGAGGAAGTCGACGAAGCAGCAGGCCGCCTGAAGGTTTCGGTCTCGATCTTCGGACGCGCAACGCCTGTCGATCTCGACTATTCACAGGTCGACAAGATCAGCTAG